ACATAACTAGAAATATTAAAAGTATCTAAATCTACACCATAAGTGGTTGATAAATTGAGAGTATTAATTGAGGAATTGAACTGGTTATTAATTGGGTTCAGTAAATCGGTTAAAGTATGACTATTAAACCCAAGTTTTTCATTAGTTCCACCTAGAGATTCATCGCCTTCCCAAAGTAGCATTGTGAATTTAGCAACTGGGTTATTGGCAACTTGAATACCACCAAGAGTATAGTTAACACTCTCATATCTTGATGCTTTAAAGCCTTCGTATAACCTAATAGTGTTTAGTTTATCACGAGGAATTGAAGGATCTTCATAAATTACAATCAAAGACCATGCGGATAAAACAGCACTAGATCCACAATAAGTTGAGGAAGTACTTACAGATAAATCTTTAAACTGATAATTACCATTTCTCTTGCTGACAACCTTGCTTGTCACATCTTTTACACCTTGGAAAAAACTATATGTTGAGTAAGTATCTGTGTAAGTCTGATCTGCTGTTAATGATGTTCCATCTAAGGTCACTGAACTATCTACGGTAGAACCTGAACCACCCCAATAAAGATATGCTTTTTTAACAGTTGCATTGCTAGGGATTCCAGATAGTTGTGCTGTAGAAGTGGAATTTAAACTACAGGGATTTATTGAATCTGGATTGCTTCTTAGTGTACCACCTGTACCTGTGTAGTTTACTTTACCTGAAAAAGTTTCTTTAGCACTAAGTGCTGTCCCTGCTGATGCGCTAGAAGCAATAAAAGCTTGGCTTGCTGCTAAAAAGCTGATGCCAGAAATTTTTAAAAATAAATTTAGATTTGATTTAAGATATTTACTTAAAAAGCTTGAGTGGATGTTATTCATAATAATACGATGTAATTTAAATAATTTGCTTGTTTAAAGCATTTATGTTTGTTCTCTAACAATATAAGTTGCTATTACTAACGACAGCCACAGTAATAATCGGGATTTTTTACATAAAGAATCATTGAACTTTAGTCTGCCGAATTAAAGTTTGTATAAACAACAACTACATATACTGATACTTTTAAAAAATCTAGGTTTTAATTGATTTGACAAAAAACAAAAAGCCTAAAGTCAGCTATTTAATTATGACTTCAGGCTTACTTTAGATTTTAATAAGCTAATATTTTTTTTATTTTAAAATGCTGCTGGATAACATATGTTTTGAATGGTTTCATTACTATCGAGTGTCCCAGCCATTGTTCTTAAAACCTGTTTTTCGTCCATAGATAATCTATTAGATGTCGCTCCAACCATTTTATTAATTTCAGCAATTGCATTACCCGATTTAGCATTTGTATTTGAACAGAAAACTTCACTAGGAGTTAAATCATTAGACGCTTCAGCTTTAGTGACGCTAGGAAATATTAAGAATAAAACAGCAGTAGATAAATAAATTACTTTTTTCATGAGATTTTTTAATAAATAAGCTTTTTTGCACTACTCATATCTTATTCGACTACAAATACACTCTGCTTCGATATTTGTACTAAAGTTTGATATAAACTTTAGATAAATATTTATCGGTAATTACTGATAAATATATCAACTTTTGATTTAGATGAAATTACTCTAGATAATATATAGATTATTTTTCTAATAGCTAAAACTAAGTCACCAAAGCATTTCAACTTTTAAGCTGAACTATGAAATTACTTTTATGCAATGCGATCGCCTTTATCCTAAAAGCCCAAACCACATACCATAAAATGAACAATTACGATGTATAAACTGTAGGGCTAGCTTTCTGGATAAATATACGTAAAATAGTGAAAGTCTAATTCTTATAACAACGACAGGAGACTGTAAAATTGAAAAAAATAGAAGCTATTATCAGACCTTTTAAACTAGATGAAATCAAGATTGCTCTAGTTAACGCTGGAGTCGTGGGAATGACGGTTTCTGAGGTGCGCGGTTTTGGTCGCCAGAAAGGACAGACTGAGCGTTATCGTGGTTCAGAATATACTGTAGAGTTTTTGCAAAAGCTGAAGCTGGAAATCGTAATCGAAAACGATCAGGTAGATATGGTAGTAGATAAGATTATCGCTGCTGCCCGCACTGGCGAAATTGGCGACGGCAAGATCTTTGTTTATCCTGTAGATCAGGTTGTCCGTATTCGTACTGGAGAGAAAAACCTAGAAGCAGTTTAAAGGATTGTTGAAGTTCTATTAATTGTTTGTGTATCGCCCCCTAAGTCCTCCAGAATTGGGGGACTTTTAATTAAATTGCTTTGTCCTAAAAATAGTTACCGTTTAATAGATGGGTTTAAAGCCCCGTGCTTTAGTACGATTGAGCTAATAGTTAATAGCTATGAATAGTAACACGATCGGCTTCATAGCTACAATCAGTAACGCCAGCTTTTATATTTATTGCACCTATGCAGCATTGCGATAGTCTCTAGGACTTATGCCAACATTTTTGTTAAACTGTCGATTGAAATGACTGTGACTGGCAAAACCACAGTCGAAGGCAATCTCAACGATTTGCAGGGATAGTTCTTGTTTGAGCAACCGTTTTGATTTTTCAATTCGCTTTTGGATGATGTATTGATGGGGTGATATAGCTAAATATCTGGCAAATAAGCGACACAGATAATATTTACTTAGGTTTACCTGCTTGGCAATCGAGTCTAAAGTAAGTTTTTCATCTAGATTTTGCTCGATATGCTCTAGTACAACCTGCAATTTTTTTTCAACTGCATTTTTGTAGCTACTATCATTAGCTGTAGATGGTTTAGAATATTTTTTCAATAGATGAACGGCGATCGCCTTACCTAAAGTTTGAGCATAGTCAGAACAAGCACGATCGCTTTCTAGCTGATTTTTTAGGGTTATAGCAATACCAGCGATCAGAGGATCGTTTACAGCAAACTGAGGCAAAATATCCACAGTGTTGCCGTCAAGTTTATTTTTTCCTAGATCTTTAAATAAATTTGGTTTAAGTGTTAGCAAGATAAACTCAATCTCGTCTGGTAAACTGGCATAATAATTAGTGTCAGCGGGGATTATAGTCACATCACCAGGTGAAATATGCTCAATTCGTTCCTGGTCATCTAAACTCCCCTTCACATCACCTTCAGAGAGAAAAATCTGTAGTAAATGTTGTGAGCTATTTTGGGATAAAATGGATGGATGACGTTGATAATAATCAAACTGAATGCCTTGCCAGTCTAAACCCTGACTAGATAAAAGAGGCTGATAATCCCATCGTGGTGTAAGTACCCGAATATTTGAGTTAGAAAAGTATTGTAGTTTGGAGGATAACATTGTTTATATTTGATAAATTTATGTTTATCAAGCTAAAAGCTATAATTTCGATGATTAAATTTGGTGGGGACGACTATTTGCCGCAGCAACTCGACTACCCCATTTCAAAAGTTCTTTGGTACAGTCATCTCGGTCGATAACGCATTCAATTAGAGCTAGTCCTTGATGAGCCTGCGCCTGAGCGATCGCCGAACTTAGCTCGCCGACTGTTGACCCTCGATAGCTCCTGCCATTACCCTCCTCGGCGTTGAAGACCTGCACCAGACCCGCGTAGTCCCAATTTTTAATGTTGTTATAGGGGCCATCGTGGATTTCAACTTCGATGGTGTAGCCACGGTTGTTAATCAGAAAAATAATCGGATTTAGCCCATAACGAATCATGGTGGACACTGCTTGGACAGTTAATTGAAAAGAGCCGTCTCCGATTAAAGCGATCGCTCGTTTCTGCTGACCCAAAGCGATCGCATAGCCTAGTAATGCTCCTGTCGCCCAGCCAATAGAGCCGTACTGCATCTGAAACTCATAGGGACAGCCAGCAGGCAAGGTGATTTTTTGACCGTTAAACCAAGAATCCCCTGTTTCTACCAGCAACGCCGAGTCATCTGTCAAAATGCTTTGAACCTGTTCGCGGATCGCTCGATTGGTCAGGGGAGCTTCTTTTGGCAGGTCTTGAGTTGACAAAGATTCTTCCTGTATCCGTTTAAAAGCCTTGAGAGAACTATCGTTAGGCTTAATTTTATCCGCCAGGGCAATGATAAATTCTTGCATATAGACCTGAGAGTATTCTTGTCCTGCTAGGATTACCCGATCTGGCTGAACTTCAATCAGCTTTTCAGGCTTGACTAAGCAAGACCAGCCTACGGTAGTATAGTCATTGAAGATCGGGCCCGCAAACAAATAGGCATCGCAAGATTCAATAATTTCGGCACAGCCAGAACTACTAACTTGACCCCAGTAACAGCCAATATACTGAGTATGGTTTTCGGGAAACATCCCCTTAGCGTTAGGCATAATTGCCACGGCATATTGAGAACTGTCGGCAAGCTTTCTAAAAGCAGCGATCGCATCGAAGGAGCGTAATTTTACCCCAGCAACCAAGGCTGGTTTGACTGAGCGTTCTAGCCGAGAGGCAACCGCTTCTACAGCAGCTTTGAGAGCTTCGGGACTACTTTTTGTCTGAGGTTGAAGCTGCAAAGGTACAGAGTGGGGGATAGGGACATTAGCCAGATTGCAGGCAATTTCAATATAGACTGGCTTACGCTTGGCGATCGCTGCTGCCAAAGCCTGATGCAGTAGACGGTGGGCATCTTCAATGTGGCGAATCACCACCGCTTCTGTGGTAATTTCTTTAAAGATACGGTATGACTGATTAAAATCATACTCACCAGTTGAATGATGAATCAGATGATGCTGGGCGCGATCGTTAGAATTAGGTCCTCCTGAGATGACAATGACTGGTAAATCTTCAGCATAGGCCCCTGCGATCGCATTTACTAGGCTCAAACCGCCGACGGTGAATGTGACTACCACTGCCGACACGCCTTTAACTCTGGCATAGCCATCGGCTGCATAACCTGCATTGAGTTCGTTACAGCAGTTAACCATCTTGAGATTGGGGTTTTTTAACATCTGGTCGAGTAGAACCAAGTTGTAATCACCAGGAACAGTAAAATAATGCTCTACCCCAATCTTTTCGAGCAGTTGTGCCAGGTAAGTGCCAATATTTGGCTCGATGCTGGAGTTGTTTGTATTCATACTCGTTTAAGTAGGTAGTTTTTAAAAGTAGGGAGTAGGATAGGGGCGATTAGCCAATCTTACGAGAATAGAAAATTTATATTTGTTAGACAGTGATATAGGAAGCGTCATCAACGATCAAAAAGGTGACGGCTGCGGCGATTTCTTTTGGTTGAGCTAAACAAGGGGTTGCGCTTGACCCATAGAGATCGCCACCAAGTCAATATTTGTAAATATTTCTTAATTAGCCATAGTGGCATAATTGCGATCGCGTAAATAAGATTCAAGGTCGCTCAGTTTATCAAAATCGCGCTTCAATTCCGTAAAGTCTGCTTCATAGCCAACGTTCTCAAACCAGCGGTACATAGCAGTTATTTCTTCTCCAGCCTGCGGTTCAAATGCCTCAAAGGAAATTTGCTGATATTTGACGGGTTTTCCTAAAACGCGGCTAAACGAGTCGGCAACTTCGGTCATAGTCATCTCTACACTGGCGACTTCCTCGGCGCGGTTCAAGAAGTCTGCAGGTCGTTCAAACACCTCGGCAACCATTTTCCCGTAATCTTCCTCAGAAAGCTGCTGCAACTTTGTATCGGGGTTAAGGGGCTGAGGAAGAGTTCCTTTTTCAATTATTGGGAGCATTGCCTGATAGTTAAAGAAAAAGAAAACTGGACGCATAATTGTGTAGGGTAGTCCACTTGCTCGGACATATTCTTCAACTTGAAACTTACTGTCAAAATGAGGAACACCAGTATTGCGTTCTGCACTACCCACTGAGCTATAAACAAAGTGCTGAACCTTTGTTGCTTTGGCTGCATCGACGATCGCCTTACCCTGACTGATTTCGGCTTCTACTCCGCCTCTAAAGTCCTGCATCGAAAAAATACCATAAATGTTTTGTAGAGCGCGATCGATTGAATCGCGATCATTGAAGTCGCCTTCTACAAGTTCTGCGCCAGCTTGTTTAAGTGCTTGGGCAGCAGGCTTGTTCTGGTCACGTACCAAAGCGCGTACTGAAAATTTTCCACGTTGTAAAAGATGACGAGCCACAGAGCCACCTTGGTTGCCAGTTGCGCCAGTGACTAGAATTGTTTGATTTGAATTTTCCATTTTATTTTCCTTGTAAGTCGTTTATTTAGGTTAGTTAGTTTCTCTGTAAAGTTTGCATTCAAAACAATGTAATAGTTTTCGCGACTTGCAGACCACGCTTTCTTAGATTTAGTAGACTTTATTTAGGGAAAGTCAAAATCTTTCCTTAAATATCTTTAGCTAAAAGCTAAGGTGAAGCCCTTTAAAACATTCCGCCGTCAGCTGCGAGGGTGCTGCCAGTGATATAGGAAGCGTCATCGGAGACTAAAAAGGCGACGACTGCGGCGATTTCTTTTGGTTGAGCCATACGTTGCAGTGATGCCATGGTCTTAATTACAGTATCAGGCGGTAAGTTTTTGAGCGCTGGGTGGGTGTAAAGCTCGGCATTCTTTTCCGCCATGTCTGTCGCCGTACCGCCTGGTGCGATCGCATTGATGGCAATTCCCCGTTCTCCCAATTCAGGAGCTAGATTAAGCACCATTGCCGAAACGGCAGCTTTGCTGGCAGCATAGAGAGTATGATAAAAAACAGGAATTTTGGCGCTGACAGAAGAAGTCAACAGGATACGTCCACCTCTAGGGAGATGTCGAGCAGCAGCCTGGGCAACAAACAGTTGACCAGCGACATTCACGGAGAACACGCGCTCAAAATCTTGCGGAGTAATATCTTCTAGTTTTCCAAAATGCTCGACACCTGAATTGCTGACCATAATATCGAGTTGACCAAAATGCTCGACTGCTTTGCTCACTAGCTGCTCAATTTGGTCAATCTGACTTACATCAGCCTGTATTGCTGTAGCTTCGCCACCCTGCTGCTCAATCTGCTTGACGACTTCTTCGGCTTTTTTGGAGCTACTTCTGTAATTGACCACCACTTTCGCTCCTTCTTGTGCCAATTTCAGCGCAATCTCTCTGCCAATTCCGCGGCTCGATCCAGTAACAATAGCGACTTTTTCTTTTAGCTTATTCATTTGTATTCTCCAGTATTTTTTTGTCGATATATCAGCTTACTTTTCAAGCAGGTGAAGCCTATCGGCGAGGCAATTCACCTTTACATTGAACGTTTTGGAACTCGCTCAAATTTAAAGTGTGAGCTATGCTTTTTCGCCAAAAATACCTGTCAGCATTTACTTAACGACTCAGGTCGCGATATAACCGCCATCTATCACCAAAGATTGACCCGTTACGTATGAAGCCGCATCTGAACATAAGAAAAGCACAGATGAAGCAATTTCTTCTGGCTTGCCCATTCGTCCCATCGGAACCATATCTGCGAACTGTTGATTGGCAGTTTCAACATCGCCCGTTTCTTCTCCAAATCGCGTCATCATCTCTGTATTAGAGTCTTACTCTCAATACCCGCCCGCATTGTTAAATGCAAAATCCAGGCAACCATAGGTTTTTACCGTCTTATTAACCAGTGCTTCTATTTCAGAGGCTTGGGAGACATCTGTTTTGACAAAGACAGGCTTGATTCAGCTTGCTGAATCAAGCCAACTGTTTCTTCGCCTTCTACCTCACGTCGGGCTGCAACGACGACTTTTGCCCCTGCTTTGCCAAAGGCGATCGCGGTTGCCCGACCAATCCCAGAACTCCCGCCTGTCACCATTGCAACTTTGCCATCAAATTGATTAATCATTTTTTCTCCGTAATAGCGTAAACTATAGTTTATGTATGCGTTAACTCATGGGTTCGTAATTGCTGAGTCACAAATTCCCAATTGACCAAATGTTCTAAAAATGCTTGAATAAAATTAAAACGACGATTTTGATAGTCAAGACAGTAAGCGTGTTCCCAAACATCGCACCCCAGCAAAGGAATTTGCTTATTGATCGTGGGATTCATAGCATTTCCAGTTCTGACAACTTTGAGTCGATCGCGATCGAGTACCAACCAAGCATAGCCATTGCTAAACTGTGTTGTTCCTACATTTCTAAACTCGGCAGCGAAGCGGTCTAGACTGTCAAAGTTAGCAATCAGTTTCTCAGCCAGCCATTGATTCGGTTGACCGCCTCCGTTTGGTTTCATACAGTTCCAGAAGAAGTTATGATTCCATACTTGAGCAGCGTTGTTAAAGATATCTGCCTTAGACCTGTCGCCGTAAGTTTTGAGGATAATATCTTCTAAAGATTTATCAGCAAATTCAGTTTCTTTAACCAGGACATTAAGAATAGACACACAGGTTGCGTGATACTCGTCATGATGGAACTCTAATGTTTTTTGGGACATATAGGGTTCTAGGGCATCATAAGCATACGGTAAGAGTGAAAGTTCAAAAGCCATGATAAATTTGTTTCAATATTGCTGAAAATATAGAAAGAACTGTGCGAAATTTATCGTCTCGTCAGCTCTGTCTACTGCTTGATTTCATCATATTGAAAATACTTCTGGCTCGCCCTAGGCAAAAAGTAAGTTGTCACCTTGACGATGACAGTGGTGTCAACCTTGACTTTCGACTAGTCTTTGACTGAGGTAAATAGATCTCTAACTTTAGTTATATGCAAATAATTTATTAATGTATTACAATCAAACGAAACTCTTATGGTTCAATTTTATTTCTAGATTAAGATTACCTCTTGCAAAATTAAAGCAGGAAGCTAATCTCTATTGTATTAGGTTATCTTAGGAGAACTCGCCAAATATGCTACCACAGCGTGATAAGCTAGTTGAGCGATCGCAACCAGAGCGCATTGCCCAACTAGAAGCAGAAAACAAAGCTTTTCGGGCTGAGATTGTCAGCATA
This DNA window, taken from Pleurocapsa sp. FMAR1, encodes the following:
- a CDS encoding P-II family nitrogen regulator, producing the protein MKKIEAIIRPFKLDEIKIALVNAGVVGMTVSEVRGFGRQKGQTERYRGSEYTVEFLQKLKLEIVIENDQVDMVVDKIIAAARTGEIGDGKIFVYPVDQVVRIRTGEKNLEAV
- a CDS encoding helix-turn-helix domain-containing protein, whose product is MLSSKLQYFSNSNIRVLTPRWDYQPLLSSQGLDWQGIQFDYYQRHPSILSQNSSQHLLQIFLSEGDVKGSLDDQERIEHISPGDVTIIPADTNYYASLPDEIEFILLTLKPNLFKDLGKNKLDGNTVDILPQFAVNDPLIAGIAITLKNQLESDRACSDYAQTLGKAIAVHLLKKYSKPSTANDSSYKNAVEKKLQVVLEHIEQNLDEKLTLDSIAKQVNLSKYYLCRLFARYLAISPHQYIIQKRIEKSKRLLKQELSLQIVEIAFDCGFASHSHFNRQFNKNVGISPRDYRNAA
- a CDS encoding thiamine pyrophosphate-binding protein, coding for MNTNNSSIEPNIGTYLAQLLEKIGVEHYFTVPGDYNLVLLDQMLKNPNLKMVNCCNELNAGYAADGYARVKGVSAVVVTFTVGGLSLVNAIAGAYAEDLPVIVISGGPNSNDRAQHHLIHHSTGEYDFNQSYRIFKEITTEAVVIRHIEDAHRLLHQALAAAIAKRKPVYIEIACNLANVPIPHSVPLQLQPQTKSSPEALKAAVEAVASRLERSVKPALVAGVKLRSFDAIAAFRKLADSSQYAVAIMPNAKGMFPENHTQYIGCYWGQVSSSGCAEIIESCDAYLFAGPIFNDYTTVGWSCLVKPEKLIEVQPDRVILAGQEYSQVYMQEFIIALADKIKPNDSSLKAFKRIQEESLSTQDLPKEAPLTNRAIREQVQSILTDDSALLVETGDSWFNGQKITLPAGCPYEFQMQYGSIGWATGALLGYAIALGQQKRAIALIGDGSFQLTVQAVSTMIRYGLNPIIFLINNRGYTIEVEIHDGPYNNIKNWDYAGLVQVFNAEEGNGRSYRGSTVGELSSAIAQAQAHQGLALIECVIDRDDCTKELLKWGSRVAAANSRPHQI
- a CDS encoding NmrA/HSCARG family protein encodes the protein MENSNQTILVTGATGNQGGSVARHLLQRGKFSVRALVRDQNKPAAQALKQAGAELVEGDFNDRDSIDRALQNIYGIFSMQDFRGGVEAEISQGKAIVDAAKATKVQHFVYSSVGSAERNTGVPHFDSKFQVEEYVRASGLPYTIMRPVFFFFNYQAMLPIIEKGTLPQPLNPDTKLQQLSEEDYGKMVAEVFERPADFLNRAEEVASVEMTMTEVADSFSRVLGKPVKYQQISFEAFEPQAGEEITAMYRWFENVGYEADFTELKRDFDKLSDLESYLRDRNYATMAN
- a CDS encoding SDR family NAD(P)-dependent oxidoreductase; the encoded protein is MNKLKEKVAIVTGSSRGIGREIALKLAQEGAKVVVNYRSSSKKAEEVVKQIEQQGGEATAIQADVSQIDQIEQLVSKAVEHFGQLDIMVSNSGVEHFGKLEDITPQDFERVFSVNVAGQLFVAQAAARHLPRGGRILLTSSVSAKIPVFYHTLYAASKAAVSAMVLNLAPELGERGIAINAIAPGGTATDMAEKNAELYTHPALKNLPPDTVIKTMASLQRMAQPKEIAAVVAFLVSDDASYITGSTLAADGGMF
- a CDS encoding SDR family oxidoreductase; translation: MMTRFGEETGDVETANQQFADMVPMGRMGKPEEIASSVLFLCSDAASYVTGQSLVIDGGYIAT
- a CDS encoding SDR family NAD(P)-dependent oxidoreductase is translated as MINQFDGKVAMVTGGSSGIGRATAIAFGKAGAKVVVAARREVEGEETVGLIQQAESSLSLSKQMSPKPLK
- a CDS encoding superoxide dismutase; the encoded protein is MAFELSLLPYAYDALEPYMSQKTLEFHHDEYHATCVSILNVLVKETEFADKSLEDIILKTYGDRSKADIFNNAAQVWNHNFFWNCMKPNGGGQPNQWLAEKLIANFDSLDRFAAEFRNVGTTQFSNGYAWLVLDRDRLKVVRTGNAMNPTINKQIPLLGCDVWEHAYCLDYQNRRFNFIQAFLEHLVNWEFVTQQLRTHELTHT